A single region of the Nitrospirota bacterium genome encodes:
- the coaD gene encoding pantetheine-phosphate adenylyltransferase, producing the protein MKKIAIYPGTFDPITNGHLDLVKRCLRIFDEVIIAIAPHPKKKPLFTVEERVELIREAVRTCKNVRVEAFDGLLVEYVSLKKGIAIIRGLRAVSDFEYELQMALMNRKLDSNIETVFMMPSEEYSFLTSTIVKEVASFGGSVKGLVPENVEKAMRKKFD; encoded by the coding sequence ATGAAAAAAATAGCTATTTATCCCGGAACATTTGACCCAATAACAAACGGGCATCTTGACCTTGTGAAAAGATGCTTGAGGATATTTGACGAGGTGATTATAGCAATTGCACCCCACCCTAAAAAGAAGCCCCTTTTTACAGTAGAGGAAAGGGTCGAGCTTATAAGGGAGGCAGTCAGAACCTGTAAAAATGTCAGGGTTGAGGCATTTGACGGTCTCCTCGTTGAATATGTAAGCCTTAAGAAAGGCATTGCAATCATCAGGGGGCTAAGGGCAGTCTCTGACTTTGAATACGAGCTTCAGATGGCACTTATGAACAGAAAGCTCGATTCAAACATAGAGACCGTATTCATGATGCCCTCTGAGGAATACTCATTTCTGACCTCTACGATAGTAAAAGAGGTTGCCTCATTTGGAGGCTCTGTGAAGGGCCTTGTGCCTGAAAATGTAGAGAAGGCGATGAGAAAAAAATTCGACTAA
- the rsmD gene encoding 16S rRNA (guanine(966)-N(2))-methyltransferase RsmD produces MRISAGTLKGRRLLAKTDLRPTAGKVRESLFNILGERIQDSIFIDLYAGTGAVGIEAMSRGALRVFFVESNKKAVDALKKTLEGCGCRARANIINKKVSSFVKSAIKEELKADIIFLDPPYYSEELENILPLLSEGDLIGKDAIIMAEHPSKKTLPDKTGVLTKKKTYRYGDTALTLYKVVK; encoded by the coding sequence TTGAGGATTTCGGCAGGCACCTTAAAAGGAAGAAGGCTCTTAGCTAAAACCGACCTAAGGCCTACTGCAGGAAAGGTCAGGGAATCTTTATTTAACATACTTGGGGAAAGGATACAAGACTCTATATTTATTGACCTCTATGCAGGAACAGGCGCAGTTGGGATAGAGGCAATGAGTAGAGGCGCCCTGCGTGTGTTTTTTGTCGAGTCAAATAAAAAGGCAGTTGACGCTCTAAAGAAAACCCTCGAGGGCTGTGGCTGTAGGGCAAGGGCAAACATTATTAATAAAAAGGTATCTTCTTTTGTCAAATCCGCCATTAAAGAAGAACTTAAGGCAGATATAATCTTTCTTGACCCTCCTTATTATTCGGAGGAGCTTGAAAACATACTTCCCCTTCTTTCAGAAGGAGACCTCATTGGTAAGGATGCAATTATAATGGCAGAGCATCCCTCGAAGAAAACCCTGCCTGATAAGACCGGGGTATTGACAAAGAAAAAGACATACAGGTATGGTGATACAGCACTTACGCTTTATAAGGTGGTTAAATGA